In Gracilibacillus salitolerans, the sequence AACAAGCAGGAGCTTTTGATCATATTAAAGTATATCCTGAGAAAAAGAAAGCACCGGTCATTCCTTTTTACAAGAAAAGAGAAAATCAGTTAACGATTCTTTCTTTACTATTTGTCATGGTTGGGTATGTATTCTATTTTCAAATAGGAGAGCATCACACTTTAACAATTAGCACCTTTGTACTTGCCATTGTCATTGGTGGATATGATCTAATCAAAACAGGAAGTAAAAACTTGATTAAGTTTCAGTTTGATATGAAAACGTTAATGACGATCGCAGTGATTGGTGCAGCGATTATCGGCGAATGGGCAGAGGCTGCTGTAGTAGTATTCCTGTTTGCTTTGAGTGAAGCATTGGAAAGCTTTTCGATGGATAAAGCACGAAACTCAATCCAATCGTTAATGGAGGTTGCACCGAATCGAGCGACCATTAAACGGGATGACCAATTGATAGAAATCGATGTAGAGGATGTACAAATCGGAGATACGATGATCGTCAAACCTGGGGAAAAAATCGCCATGGATGGTAAGGTTAAAGAAGGAATGTCATACGTTAATCAGGCAGCCATTACAGGTGAGTCCGTTCCAGTTGAAAAAGGAGATGGAGCGACTGTTTTTGCAGGTTCGATTAATGAAGAAGGAGCACTAGTGGTTGAAGTAACCAAATCAAGTGAGGATACAACGATTGCTAAAATCATTCATTTAGTCGAAGAAGCGCAAGCAGAAAAAGCACCAACACAGCAATTTGTCGATCGTTTTGCAAAATATTATACTCCTGCTATCATGTTATTGGCATTACTTGTAATCGTTATTCCACCTGTTTTTGGTGCGGATTGGCAGACATGGATTTACAATGGTTTAGCTGTATTAGTCGTTGGTTGTCCATGCGCATTGGTGATCTCGACGCCAGTTGCGATTGTGACAGCAATTGGTAATGCTGCACGAAATGGCGTGTTGATCAAAGGTGGTATCTATTTAGAACAACTGGCAAACATTGATGCTGTTGCTTTTGATAAGACCGGAACCATTACACTTGGTAAACCTATGGTGACAGAAGTAGAAGCCCTTCGTGGTACAGAAGAAGAGCTTTTGCAAATAGCTGGGGCATTGGAAGCCTATTCCGAACATCCAATAGCACGAGCCATTCACAAAAAAACAACAAATTTACTATTACCAGAAGCAACACAATTTCAATCGATTACCGGTAAAGGGATTATAGCTACGGTTCATGGCGCTCGTTATAAAATTGGAAATGCTAGACTTTTTGAAGGAATCGAGCTTCCGTCCGTTTCAGAAAATACGGTTTTATATGTCGGAACAGAGAATGAACTAATCGGGTATTTAACTGTTGCAGACCAACCTCGACCTAATATCAGACAACAAATGAAGAAACTGCATCAATTAGGTATAAGCAAAACAGTTATGCTGACAGGTGATGTAACCAATGTGGCAGAAAATATTGGCCAACAAACAGGTGTATCAGATGTAAAAGCAGAGCTTTATCCTGAAGAAAAGCTATCTTATATCAAACGATTAAAACAGTCTCATCGAGTTGCAATGGTTGGTGATGGAATCAACGATGCACCGGCGTTAGCAGAAGCAAATGTTGGTATTGCTATGGGCGGTGCTGGTACGGATGTCGCATTGGAAACAGCGGACATTGCTTTAATGGGGGACGATCTATCAAAAATTCCTTATTCGATTCAATTAAGCAAGCGAACATTACGCATTATAAAAGAAAACATTGGCTTAGCTTTATTATTAAAAGTGGTTGCCCTGTTACTTGTGATACCAGGCTGGTTAACATTATGGTTAGCGATTTTTGCAGATATGGGAGCGACTTTACTTGTTGTTTTCAATGCCTTACGGTTAATTCGCAAAAATGAAAAATAATGTTCCCTAGATATATGCTTCTCTTCACGAGATATAACCTTATCTCGTGAAGAGGCAACATAACATCCAAATTACAACTTAGTTACGACCGGAACGAATAATATTTTGCATTTTTTCAACATTTGGATAGTCAAAATCCTGATATTGCTGGCACACTTTCTCTAGATCATATGGAACTCGCACATGACTTGTTTGTATCTGTCCACCAACAATATCAACAATCACATAGGATGCTTTAGCCATTCCGTCAAAAGGTAAACCAACACTACCTAAATTGACAATAGTTTTTCCTCCCACTGTCCGTTCATAAGCTTTGTGAATATGACCATATAAATAAACGTCTGCCTCTTCTTTTGTCGTTAATTTTTCTAACAAATCATTATCTGTTACATTTGGTAAGACAACATCAAATAAACTGTCAGGAGTTGCATGGAAGGCGTGAATACGGACTCCGTCTTCCTCTAATGTTAATTCAGTCGGCAGTGATTCTAAAAAGGAAATTTGTTCTTCATCTAGATTACTTCTTATCCATTCTTGTTCTTGCTGCATTGTTTTTAAGGCTTGTTGGGGAACTTCTCCTTCTCGGACACCTCTAACAACCCATTGA encodes:
- a CDS encoding metallophosphoesterase family protein; amino-acid sequence: MRFAFISDIHGNAVALEEVLDDIEKKQVDRIAVLGDIAYRGPEPSKSINLIRGLNTDVIKGNADQWVVRGVREGEVPQQALKTMQQEQEWIRSNLDEEQISFLESLPTELTLEEDGVRIHAFHATPDSLFDVVLPNVTDNDLLEKLTTKEEADVYLYGHIHKAYERTVGGKTIVNLGSVGLPFDGMAKASYVIVDIVGGQIQTSHVRVPYDLEKVCQQYQDFDYPNVEKMQNIIRSGRN
- a CDS encoding heavy metal translocating P-type ATPase codes for the protein MRKKVFRLAEKQVFRLQGLSCTNCAATFEKNIRKINSVEDVDLNFSAAKLTVHGEATIEELEQAGAFDHIKVYPEKKKAPVIPFYKKRENQLTILSLLFVMVGYVFYFQIGEHHTLTISTFVLAIVIGGYDLIKTGSKNLIKFQFDMKTLMTIAVIGAAIIGEWAEAAVVVFLFALSEALESFSMDKARNSIQSLMEVAPNRATIKRDDQLIEIDVEDVQIGDTMIVKPGEKIAMDGKVKEGMSYVNQAAITGESVPVEKGDGATVFAGSINEEGALVVEVTKSSEDTTIAKIIHLVEEAQAEKAPTQQFVDRFAKYYTPAIMLLALLVIVIPPVFGADWQTWIYNGLAVLVVGCPCALVISTPVAIVTAIGNAARNGVLIKGGIYLEQLANIDAVAFDKTGTITLGKPMVTEVEALRGTEEELLQIAGALEAYSEHPIARAIHKKTTNLLLPEATQFQSITGKGIIATVHGARYKIGNARLFEGIELPSVSENTVLYVGTENELIGYLTVADQPRPNIRQQMKKLHQLGISKTVMLTGDVTNVAENIGQQTGVSDVKAELYPEEKLSYIKRLKQSHRVAMVGDGINDAPALAEANVGIAMGGAGTDVALETADIALMGDDLSKIPYSIQLSKRTLRIIKENIGLALLLKVVALLLVIPGWLTLWLAIFADMGATLLVVFNALRLIRKNEK